From a single Cytophagales bacterium WSM2-2 genomic region:
- a CDS encoding glucosylceramidase, producing the protein MNTGTDVDVWVTTGDQASLLQHSSLGFSTAEQNPTITIDTATRYQTMDGFGYCLTGGSAQLINQKLNANDRATLLKELFLTAGNGIGISYLRVSLGASDLDDHVFSYDDLPAGQSDPDLKKFNLDADRTNLIPVLKEIIKLNPEIKIMASPWSAPVWMKTNNAVKGGKLKPEYYKVYAQYFVRYIQEMAKEGITIDAITVQNEPEHPGNTPSMTMTSSEQLDFVKSFLGPAFRNAQLKTKIVVYDHNCDHPDYPISILNDPKAKEFIDGSAFHLYLGEISAMSKVHEAHPDRSLYFTEQWTSGKGDFAGDLRWHVKNLVVGAPRNWSRNVLEWNLAADENFNPHTDDGGCNLCRGAITIDSKTGAVSRNVSYYIIAHASKFVPLGSVRVSSGIIGELHNVTYITPQGKKVLIVVNDNDSNKAFSVSYKYKMFKTELQTGAVGTYVW; encoded by the coding sequence GTGAATACAGGCACGGATGTAGATGTTTGGGTAACAACAGGCGACCAGGCGAGTCTACTTCAACATTCGTCACTTGGGTTTTCCACAGCGGAGCAAAATCCTACCATTACTATTGATACAGCGACTCGCTATCAAACCATGGATGGTTTTGGCTATTGTTTAACAGGTGGAAGTGCCCAACTCATCAATCAGAAACTAAATGCGAACGACCGGGCGACCTTGCTCAAGGAATTATTTCTAACAGCCGGAAATGGAATTGGGATCAGTTATTTGAGAGTTAGTTTAGGAGCCTCCGATCTGGACGACCACGTTTTTTCTTATGACGATCTTCCCGCTGGGCAATCGGACCCTGATCTTAAAAAATTTAATCTGGATGCAGATCGGACGAATTTGATTCCGGTATTGAAAGAAATAATTAAGCTCAATCCTGAAATTAAAATTATGGCCAGCCCCTGGTCGGCTCCGGTTTGGATGAAAACCAACAATGCTGTTAAGGGGGGAAAACTGAAGCCGGAATACTATAAGGTCTATGCTCAGTACTTTGTAAGGTACATCCAGGAGATGGCGAAGGAAGGAATTACTATTGACGCGATAACGGTGCAAAATGAACCTGAACATCCCGGCAATACTCCCAGCATGACCATGACGAGTTCAGAACAATTGGACTTTGTTAAATCTTTTCTAGGCCCCGCTTTTCGCAATGCACAGTTAAAAACAAAGATTGTTGTCTATGATCATAACTGTGATCATCCTGACTACCCGATTTCCATCTTGAATGATCCTAAAGCAAAAGAATTCATAGACGGATCAGCATTTCACCTCTACCTGGGCGAGATCAGCGCAATGAGCAAGGTACACGAGGCGCACCCGGACCGGAGTCTTTATTTCACGGAGCAATGGACAAGCGGTAAGGGCGACTTCGCAGGTGATTTGCGATGGCATGTGAAGAACCTGGTTGTTGGCGCTCCACGCAATTGGTCACGCAATGTTTTGGAGTGGAACCTGGCCGCGGATGAAAATTTTAATCCGCATACAGACGATGGTGGATGCAATCTTTGCCGAGGAGCAATTACAATCGACAGTAAGACAGGCGCAGTTTCAAGAAATGTTTCCTATTACATTATTGCACATGCTTCTAAGTTTGTACCGCTGGGTTCAGTTCGCGTCTCAAGCGGTATCATTGGCGAGCTTCACAATGTAACCTACATAACACCGCAGGGAAAGAAAGTATTGATTGTTGTCAACGACAATGATTCAAATAAAGCATTTTCTGTTTCTTATAAATACAAGATGTTCAAAACAGAATTGCAAACAGGAGCAGTAGGTACTTATGTGTGGTAG
- a CDS encoding SusC/RagA family TonB-linked outer membrane protein, whose protein sequence is MRESLQVRSGFRIVLIICCTLVWGLAQAQNRTVSGTVKDAKSNDPLPGVNVIIKGTATGTITDSDGKFTLNVSSDSDVLMFSFIGFKQAEVTVGSQSTIEVGLNTDITALEEVVVVGYGEQKKSVVTGAISKVSAENLERVPNGSIGTALQGRVAGVTIAQESGQPGSAATIRIRGITTFGGGNNPLWVVDGIVVDQATMGYLNQSDIESIEVLKDATSAAIYGTRAATGVIIVTTKKGKSGKFTVDYNGFLGTSAPARKLDLLNAQQYATIINERSVGGGGPLVYANPSALGNGTDWQKVIFNNAAFRSNHQISLSGGGDKSTYYFSAGYQNQEGIVLPEISGYQKYNVRINSTHKIANIFTMTQTIGYTHQTSKGIGNTNNEFGGPLSSAVNLDPTTPLYETDPAKLALYNPLSVKDDYGNVYGISSLGVQEMSNPAAYARTRLGNGTWSDDLVGNISLEAAITKDLKIKSIASGSLAFWGDGGFTPSYYLGSGGGNNQPINHLSRNTNDRSNWNVENFITYTKTLGDHNFTVMAGQGAYVSNVGGGSSFTLFNLPVTNYRDASFGFYSNSSTYTASAYTTNGYLSNNVHKLSSLFGRVNYNFKEKYLITGILRRDGSNRFGSNHHYGVFPGASFGWNVSRENFWPENNVVGYLKVRAGFGTTGNDGIGDYGYLSLVNPGYNYTIGGNVVQGYTAKSLDNPDLKWETTKQVNVGFETSLFSDLSVTFDYFVKKTSGILRPVSIPGYVGVTDLPLGNVADMENRGFELELKYRRKIGPVDFSASANGATLKNEVTYVASDVNYVVGDASFQGMGTVTRIQVGQPYNSFYGFKTDGIFQTQEQISNYVNNKGELMQPNAKPGDFKWVDVNNDGKITTDDLDRTTLGSSIPKYTFGVTLNFAYKNFDLMIFANGAGGNKIFQGLRRLDIDQANFSTKVLNRWTGPGTSNSFPRLDKNDPNRNFSNMSEFYLEKGDYMRFKIVQLGYTIPANKMLSKMGISKFRAYITAENLFTFTKYSGYDPEIGGSVFSIDKARYPQARSFLFGVQVKF, encoded by the coding sequence ATGCGAGAATCTCTACAAGTAAGATCAGGATTTAGAATAGTCCTGATTATCTGTTGCACTCTGGTATGGGGCCTGGCTCAGGCACAAAACCGAACGGTCTCAGGGACTGTAAAAGATGCGAAGTCGAATGACCCGCTGCCCGGTGTCAATGTGATCATCAAAGGCACGGCTACGGGTACGATCACGGACTCGGACGGAAAATTTACTTTGAACGTTTCATCTGACAGTGATGTCCTGATGTTTTCGTTCATTGGTTTCAAGCAAGCCGAAGTTACTGTTGGTTCGCAATCTACTATTGAAGTAGGTCTTAACACAGACATTACAGCTTTGGAAGAAGTTGTGGTTGTAGGTTATGGCGAGCAAAAGAAAAGCGTAGTAACAGGAGCGATCTCCAAAGTGTCCGCTGAGAACCTTGAAAGAGTTCCTAACGGTTCTATCGGCACTGCGCTGCAAGGCAGGGTTGCCGGGGTAACCATCGCACAGGAATCCGGACAGCCTGGTTCTGCAGCAACGATTCGAATTCGGGGTATCACTACTTTCGGTGGAGGTAATAATCCGCTTTGGGTTGTAGATGGTATCGTAGTTGACCAGGCCACCATGGGCTACCTCAACCAATCCGACATTGAATCAATTGAAGTTTTGAAAGACGCAACCTCAGCAGCAATTTATGGAACTCGTGCGGCCACAGGGGTTATTATCGTTACTACCAAGAAAGGAAAATCAGGCAAGTTTACAGTTGACTATAATGGCTTCCTCGGAACGTCAGCGCCTGCGCGAAAACTCGACTTGTTGAATGCACAGCAATATGCAACGATCATCAATGAAAGATCTGTAGGCGGTGGAGGACCATTGGTGTATGCCAACCCATCTGCTCTCGGTAATGGTACCGATTGGCAAAAAGTAATTTTCAACAACGCTGCGTTTCGTTCTAACCACCAGATCAGCTTGAGTGGTGGCGGAGACAAATCGACTTATTATTTCTCTGCGGGCTATCAAAATCAGGAAGGAATTGTGTTGCCTGAAATTTCGGGCTACCAGAAATACAACGTGAGGATTAACTCGACTCACAAAATTGCGAACATATTTACAATGACGCAGACGATTGGCTATACCCACCAGACTTCAAAAGGCATAGGCAATACAAATAATGAATTTGGCGGACCACTTAGCTCTGCTGTTAATCTGGATCCAACCACGCCATTGTACGAAACTGATCCGGCGAAACTTGCTTTGTATAATCCATTATCGGTTAAGGACGATTACGGAAATGTGTATGGTATCTCCAGCCTTGGTGTTCAGGAGATGTCGAATCCCGCAGCCTATGCACGGACACGCCTGGGCAACGGAACATGGTCTGATGATCTCGTTGGAAATATTTCGCTTGAAGCAGCCATTACCAAGGATTTAAAAATTAAATCAATTGCTTCAGGTTCACTCGCATTCTGGGGTGACGGAGGATTTACTCCTTCCTACTACCTGGGCTCAGGCGGAGGTAACAACCAGCCGATCAATCACCTTTCGAGAAACACCAACGACAGGTCAAACTGGAATGTTGAAAACTTCATCACGTATACAAAAACACTGGGCGACCACAATTTCACGGTTATGGCGGGCCAGGGTGCTTATGTTTCTAATGTCGGAGGCGGTAGCAGCTTTACACTCTTCAACTTGCCTGTAACTAACTACAGAGATGCGTCTTTCGGTTTCTACTCGAATTCGTCAACATATACAGCAAGCGCCTACACTACCAATGGGTATCTCTCCAACAACGTTCATAAGTTGTCATCCCTGTTTGGTCGCGTGAATTACAATTTCAAAGAGAAATATCTGATTACAGGTATTTTGAGAAGAGATGGCAGTAACCGTTTTGGATCCAATCATCACTACGGTGTTTTCCCGGGTGCATCATTTGGATGGAATGTTTCGAGAGAAAATTTCTGGCCTGAAAATAATGTAGTTGGCTACCTGAAAGTAAGAGCTGGATTTGGTACCACTGGAAATGACGGCATCGGAGATTACGGATACCTCTCACTGGTAAATCCGGGATATAACTACACCATTGGTGGCAACGTTGTTCAGGGATACACTGCGAAATCACTTGACAACCCCGATCTCAAATGGGAAACTACCAAGCAGGTCAACGTTGGTTTTGAAACAAGCTTGTTCAGCGATCTGAGCGTTACGTTCGACTACTTCGTGAAAAAGACAAGTGGTATCCTTCGCCCGGTTAGCATTCCGGGATATGTTGGAGTGACAGATCTCCCTCTTGGAAACGTAGCTGATATGGAAAACAGAGGCTTTGAATTGGAATTGAAATACAGACGTAAAATCGGTCCGGTTGATTTCTCTGCATCAGCCAATGGAGCTACGTTGAAAAACGAAGTGACCTACGTAGCGTCTGATGTCAATTATGTTGTAGGTGATGCTTCTTTCCAGGGAATGGGAACGGTAACGCGAATCCAGGTAGGACAGCCTTACAATTCATTCTATGGTTTCAAAACCGATGGTATATTCCAAACCCAGGAGCAAATCAGCAACTACGTTAATAACAAAGGCGAGTTGATGCAGCCAAATGCAAAACCGGGTGACTTCAAATGGGTGGATGTTAACAATGACGGTAAAATAACAACGGATGATTTAGATCGCACAACGTTAGGCAGTAGTATTCCCAAATACACTTTCGGTGTCACGTTAAATTTTGCATACAAGAATTTTGACTTGATGATTTTTGCCAACGGAGCCGGTGGAAATAAAATTTTCCAGGGACTCAGAAGGTTGGATATCGATCAGGCCAATTTCTCCACCAAAGTTTTGAATCGCTGGACTGGTCCTGGTACTTCGAACAGTTTCCCACGTCTTGACAAAAACGATCCCAACAGGAATTTCAGCAACATGTCAGAATTCTATCTCGAGAAGGGAGACTACATGCGTTTTAAAATTGTTCAACTCGGTTATACGATTCCCGCGAACAAAATGCTGAGCAAAATGGGCATAAGCAAATTCAGAGCATACATCACTGCCGAAAACCTGTTCACGTTCACAAAGTATAGCGGATATGATCCTGAAATCGGAGGTAGTGTTTTCAGTATCGATAAAGCAAGATACCCTCAGGCAAGATCATTTTTATTTGGAGTTCAGGTGAAATTTTAA
- a CDS encoding glycosyl hydrolase, which translates to MNTSRVISYRTLLLALSLIATILPKGIAQQKSIPEKVDSILTLMTLEEKVGQLNQYNDDRKATGPVTVDTDKAGQVQRGQIGSLINSMGVERNRSWQKLAMQARMKIPLLFGQDVIHGYKTTFPVPLAEACSWDMEAIQLSARVAATEASAGGIHWTFAPMVDISRDPRWGRVMEGAGEDTYLGSKIAIARVKGFQGNKLGDLNSVMACAKHFAAYGAAIGGRDYNSVDMSDRLLREVYLPPFKAALDAGAATFMTSFNDINGVPSTANKYLQQDILKGKWKFSGFVVSDWGAVREMIAHGNVKNEYEATLASISAGCDMDMESRCYKNNLAQLVKDKKISITVIDDAVRRVLQKKFELGLFKDPYRFFNNEREQKALTNSDHIKAAREVASKSIVLLKNQNNLLPLSKSVKSIAVIGPLIKAVKQNKGFWDVEVPGMDSTFIVSQWDGLRNKVSKDVQLLYAKGCDITGNNKDGFAEAVSIAKKSEVVILSIGETRNMSGEAKSRSNINIPGVQEELLKELVATGKPIIVLINAGRPLVFDYTADYANAILYTWWLGSEAGNAIADVIFGDYNPSAKLAMTFPRSVGQIPIMYSHFNTGRPAHNDNNHIYNSSYLDLSIYPKYEFGYGLSYTSFTYSNLQLNDKKMTAAGSIEITATITNTGKYDGEEVVQLYLRDKVGSIARPVKELKDFRKVKLRTGESTTVRFSIDKEKLSFYNQQMEWVAEPGDFDVMIGSSSRDIRLSGSFELVNENDQ; encoded by the coding sequence ATGAATACATCGCGCGTCATATCCTACCGAACGCTCCTGCTGGCGTTATCCCTGATTGCTACCATCCTGCCAAAGGGAATCGCTCAACAAAAATCAATTCCCGAAAAAGTAGATTCCATTTTGACGCTGATGACTCTGGAAGAAAAAGTGGGTCAGCTCAATCAGTACAATGATGACCGGAAAGCCACTGGCCCAGTCACTGTTGATACCGACAAAGCAGGGCAGGTTCAGAGAGGCCAGATTGGCTCGCTCATCAATAGCATGGGCGTGGAGCGAAACCGAAGCTGGCAAAAACTCGCCATGCAGGCACGTATGAAAATTCCGTTGTTATTCGGGCAGGATGTGATTCATGGTTACAAAACTACATTTCCGGTTCCGCTCGCTGAGGCATGCAGTTGGGATATGGAAGCCATTCAGTTGTCAGCTAGGGTTGCGGCAACGGAAGCAAGCGCTGGAGGAATTCATTGGACTTTCGCTCCAATGGTTGACATTTCTCGTGATCCCCGGTGGGGAAGAGTAATGGAAGGTGCAGGGGAGGATACGTATCTCGGATCTAAAATTGCGATCGCGCGTGTCAAAGGTTTTCAAGGAAATAAATTAGGCGACTTGAATTCGGTGATGGCTTGTGCTAAACATTTTGCTGCCTATGGCGCTGCCATCGGAGGTCGCGATTATAATTCTGTGGACATGAGCGATCGCTTGTTGCGGGAAGTATATCTGCCTCCGTTCAAGGCAGCGCTTGATGCAGGAGCAGCTACATTCATGACTTCCTTTAACGACATCAATGGCGTTCCGTCAACCGCTAACAAATATTTACAACAAGACATTTTGAAAGGCAAATGGAAATTTTCAGGATTTGTAGTCAGCGACTGGGGAGCTGTTCGTGAGATGATCGCGCACGGTAACGTGAAAAATGAATATGAAGCAACGCTTGCCTCGATCTCAGCCGGTTGTGATATGGACATGGAGAGTCGGTGCTACAAAAACAACCTCGCGCAATTGGTTAAGGATAAAAAAATTTCAATCACAGTGATTGATGACGCTGTGCGGAGGGTGTTGCAAAAGAAATTTGAACTCGGGCTTTTCAAAGACCCGTATCGTTTTTTTAACAATGAGCGTGAGCAAAAAGCACTAACAAATTCCGATCACATAAAAGCTGCACGTGAAGTCGCATCGAAAAGTATTGTCTTACTGAAGAATCAGAATAATTTATTACCGCTGTCAAAATCAGTGAAGTCGATAGCGGTCATTGGCCCGCTCATCAAAGCGGTAAAACAGAACAAAGGTTTTTGGGATGTGGAAGTACCTGGAATGGATTCAACATTCATAGTGTCGCAGTGGGATGGACTGAGAAATAAAGTGAGCAAGGATGTACAACTGCTATACGCCAAAGGTTGCGATATCACCGGCAATAATAAAGATGGATTTGCGGAAGCAGTCAGCATAGCAAAAAAATCAGAGGTTGTTATCCTGAGTATTGGCGAGACCCGGAATATGAGCGGTGAAGCAAAAAGTCGAAGCAATATCAACATTCCCGGTGTTCAGGAGGAATTGCTGAAGGAATTAGTTGCTACGGGTAAACCTATCATCGTGCTGATCAATGCAGGCAGACCTTTGGTTTTTGATTATACAGCTGACTATGCTAACGCAATTTTATATACCTGGTGGCTGGGGAGTGAAGCTGGCAACGCCATTGCTGATGTAATCTTTGGTGACTACAATCCTTCCGCGAAACTGGCGATGACATTTCCGAGAAGTGTCGGTCAGATTCCGATCATGTATAGTCACTTCAATACAGGTCGGCCGGCTCACAATGACAACAATCATATTTACAACTCCTCTTACCTCGATCTTTCTATTTACCCGAAATATGAATTCGGTTACGGACTTAGCTATACATCGTTTACTTACAGCAACCTGCAATTAAATGATAAAAAAATGACCGCGGCTGGATCGATCGAAATAACAGCGACAATCACGAATACCGGTAAATATGACGGCGAAGAAGTTGTGCAACTATATCTACGTGACAAAGTCGGATCAATCGCGCGACCGGTGAAGGAACTCAAAGATTTTCGAAAAGTTAAATTAAGGACTGGCGAATCAACGACTGTAAGATTTTCAATCGACAAAGAGAAACTCTCCTTTTACAATCAACAAATGGAGTGGGTGGCAGAACCCGGAGATTTTGACGTCATGATCGGATCCTCTTCAAGAGACATTCGGCTGTCTGGATCTTTTGAATTAGTAAACGAAAATGATCAATAA
- the srfJ gene encoding glycosyl hydrolase translates to MLTDNLKFMTRPILFLGVLSVLSCTQKELNEQKTSFVLDGKKAVIYVTADSTQFRITRNDTISFQDHGQPEEKKAYILVDPSHSFQTFMGIGGAITDASAETFAKLPTQKQEELLNAYYNTQSGIGYTLARTNINSCDFSSGSYTYVNEGDSSLKSFEISHDQQFKIPLIKKVMKAASGQLALYVSPWSPPAWMKSNNDMLHGGKLKSEYYQSWANYYSKFIHAYEADGVPVWGLTVQNEPMANQKWESCIYTAEEERDFVKNFLGPTLKRTGLGDKKLIVWDHNRDLMYQRAQTIFSDPAATKYIWGMGFHWYEDWSGGDQMFVNVKNVHETFPDQNLIFTEGCLSPFTMKKINDWSLGERYGRSMINDFNNGTVAWTDWNILLDETGGPNHVKNFCMAPIHAVVQTGELLYTNSYYYIGHFSKFIKPGAKRVQTTSSRTPLLSTAFVNPDGSLAAVVMNPTSKRMTYYLWIQNKALTMEARPHSIVTCIIQ, encoded by the coding sequence TTGCTGACTGACAATCTAAAATTCATGACTCGACCAATCCTTTTTCTCGGAGTACTTTCGGTGCTTTCGTGTACACAGAAAGAGCTTAATGAACAAAAGACCTCATTCGTCCTGGACGGAAAAAAAGCAGTGATCTATGTTACGGCAGATTCCACTCAATTTCGTATTACGCGAAATGACACGATCTCATTTCAGGATCATGGCCAACCCGAGGAAAAAAAGGCATACATTTTAGTTGATCCATCGCACAGTTTTCAGACATTCATGGGTATTGGCGGTGCGATTACGGATGCTTCAGCAGAGACATTTGCAAAATTGCCAACACAAAAGCAGGAAGAACTACTCAACGCTTACTACAATACTCAATCAGGGATTGGTTATACACTAGCCCGCACAAACATCAATAGTTGTGACTTCAGCAGTGGGTCTTACACGTATGTGAATGAAGGAGATTCGTCATTGAAGTCTTTCGAGATATCGCATGATCAACAATTCAAGATCCCGCTAATTAAAAAAGTGATGAAAGCTGCATCCGGTCAACTGGCATTATATGTGAGCCCATGGAGTCCACCTGCCTGGATGAAAAGCAATAATGATATGCTGCATGGAGGCAAACTGAAATCGGAGTACTATCAAAGCTGGGCAAACTATTATTCCAAATTCATTCATGCCTACGAAGCTGATGGAGTGCCCGTATGGGGATTAACGGTACAAAACGAACCCATGGCCAATCAGAAATGGGAGAGTTGTATTTATACAGCAGAAGAAGAGCGTGATTTCGTAAAGAATTTTCTCGGACCCACATTGAAGCGGACTGGCCTGGGGGATAAAAAACTGATTGTATGGGATCACAATCGTGACCTGATGTATCAACGGGCACAAACAATCTTCAGCGATCCGGCAGCAACTAAATATATCTGGGGCATGGGATTTCACTGGTACGAAGACTGGAGCGGAGGTGACCAGATGTTTGTCAACGTAAAAAATGTCCATGAAACGTTCCCTGATCAAAATCTGATTTTTACGGAAGGCTGCCTTTCTCCTTTTACAATGAAAAAAATCAATGATTGGAGTTTGGGTGAGCGATATGGGCGATCAATGATTAATGACTTCAATAACGGCACTGTAGCATGGACAGACTGGAACATTCTTCTGGATGAAACAGGCGGACCTAACCATGTCAAGAATTTTTGCATGGCTCCCATTCATGCTGTTGTTCAAACGGGTGAACTCTTGTACACGAACTCATACTATTATATAGGTCACTTTTCGAAGTTCATCAAGCCGGGAGCGAAACGAGTCCAGACAACATCAAGCAGAACACCACTTTTGTCAACTGCGTTTGTCAATCCCGATGGAAGTCTTGCAGCAGTCGTGATGAATCCGACTTCAAAGCGGATGACCTATTATTTGTGGATACAAAACAAAGCACTTACAATGGAGGCGCGACCGCATTCGATTGTGACCTGTATTATTCAATAA
- a CDS encoding membrane protein: MDVKQVKITDMKLNRMKSYVAAVLTIVISVSCTDSFLNVPPKGAFLSGNYYANRDQAFSALVAVYDGMRKNTGGFENITTMMNAGSDDHVAGGGSATDGLQIHVFDKFTLTADNMASSFWSDHFQGVFRANILLAKIDGVTMGDAEKARFKAEAKTLRAIYYFNLVRMFKNVPLFTVPVSTSEIYNITQATPESVYAQIEKDLKESLADLPGTVPATESGRMTKGGAQAMLGKVLLFEGKNSEAAVQFADVNGTPGGTSIYGYKLLTNFSDLWVVANKFNSESIIECVHSNQSHNDWGFWGSGQDMGNTLNVMAGIRNYSKIKSASTAPASMPGGWSFSTFTQDFYDVIKTDPRFAATVLDLHAYETAGDIAYVHGDEDLGYYLNKFMPRPQDVFTGGGAVELNFQQDSYVIRLADTYLMEAEALGATGARAQALLDAVRARVGLASVPVSLSAIKNERRLELAGEGHRFFDLVRWNDATAMLASRGFVAGKHEIFPIPARELKGTKLQQNPGY; this comes from the coding sequence ATGGATGTTAAACAAGTAAAAATTACGGATATGAAATTGAATAGAATGAAATCATATGTCGCAGCTGTCTTAACGATAGTGATATCGGTTTCCTGTACGGATAGTTTTTTGAATGTACCGCCCAAGGGTGCATTTCTAAGCGGTAACTATTATGCCAATCGCGATCAGGCGTTTTCAGCGCTCGTAGCGGTATATGACGGTATGAGAAAAAATACCGGAGGTTTTGAGAACATAACCACCATGATGAACGCGGGGTCTGACGATCACGTAGCAGGCGGTGGTTCTGCAACGGATGGACTTCAGATTCACGTGTTTGACAAATTCACACTGACAGCTGATAACATGGCGAGCAGTTTCTGGAGCGATCATTTCCAGGGAGTTTTCAGGGCCAATATTCTTCTGGCCAAGATTGACGGTGTCACGATGGGCGATGCTGAAAAGGCGAGATTCAAAGCGGAAGCAAAAACATTGAGAGCGATCTACTATTTCAACCTGGTTAGGATGTTCAAAAATGTTCCATTGTTTACTGTGCCTGTTTCTACCTCTGAAATTTATAACATCACACAAGCAACACCGGAGAGCGTATATGCCCAGATTGAAAAAGATCTCAAAGAATCGCTGGCCGACTTACCCGGTACTGTTCCTGCAACAGAGAGCGGCCGCATGACAAAAGGTGGCGCGCAGGCAATGTTGGGAAAAGTCCTGTTGTTTGAGGGAAAAAATTCTGAAGCGGCCGTGCAGTTTGCTGATGTGAATGGAACGCCAGGCGGTACAAGCATTTATGGTTACAAACTCCTGACCAACTTCAGTGATTTGTGGGTAGTAGCTAATAAGTTTAACTCAGAATCAATCATCGAGTGTGTTCATAGCAATCAGTCACATAACGATTGGGGATTTTGGGGATCAGGTCAGGATATGGGAAATACACTTAACGTAATGGCCGGCATCCGGAACTATTCCAAAATAAAAAGTGCCAGTACTGCACCTGCATCGATGCCCGGTGGATGGAGCTTTAGCACGTTTACTCAAGACTTTTATGATGTCATCAAAACGGATCCTCGTTTTGCTGCCACTGTTTTGGATTTGCATGCTTACGAAACCGCCGGTGATATCGCGTATGTTCATGGCGATGAAGACCTCGGCTACTATCTGAATAAATTCATGCCCAGACCTCAGGACGTGTTTACCGGTGGAGGAGCTGTTGAATTGAATTTCCAACAGGATAGCTATGTGATTCGCTTGGCAGATACTTACCTGATGGAAGCGGAAGCGTTGGGTGCTACTGGTGCAAGGGCACAAGCGCTGCTCGATGCAGTAAGAGCAAGGGTAGGTCTCGCTTCAGTTCCGGTGTCATTAAGTGCAATTAAGAATGAGCGGAGGTTGGAATTGGCTGGCGAAGGACATCGTTTCTTTGACCTTGTTAGGTGGAATGACGCGACAGCAATGCTTGCCAGCCGCGGATTTGTTGCAGGCAAACATGAAATCTTCCCGATACCGGCAAGAGAATTGAAGGGCACGAAGCTTCAGCAAAACCCTGGGTACTAG